One genomic region from Xenopus laevis strain J_2021 chromosome 2L, Xenopus_laevis_v10.1, whole genome shotgun sequence encodes:
- the LOC121400045 gene encoding uncharacterized protein LOC121400045 → MDSHRWRDEDGAWLYNTAPRTYIDSHGKYRTLPGPDYKTYSKDVEIPRRPHRDRGIYSTIPGRLVERRPMKHPNRVLPNSQPGQSSILQDSTNWTPSLPQGARGPKLLRTDQKINAGGRDERQYEDPNKMIRKHAREQDRKRRKMLKETQADSLNLSSSDRHRLMAKHMEDYSLYGEWEPDYYKWEKKKVAKRDDTESFLSQLTSHTPKIPLRASEPQLDKEKSAVQHKEKQIQEKKRWWFKSPKQPKGGGSDLPAIKHQELLDNIYAEGGSKISNEFYKIQFTKENQVQRKQRQPPPYVPPPSYNSSHRILSTCRKKNISNILPENKLVSGGVPVACTEKCEKGDYKVPQCNAESLNIPKLTPTSHMNLHEGSQWAAAKQKYDLQAYQNIKWDRKPNPFQEFYSQWQVNQPHLKANTFSDHIYETVAGEDHSLMPTMSYAQVKNPGLHTDEMTYGTMIIPQQYVLPRTTEKGSTERKGITKMTRDKVTMYGGQHYTRHFDVSRPPIPSQDLKLARDLGYSYTNDKLHYLSKRGGADNKHSIQPDEDGGSKGERTLRVVSSKQSRSREQPASFTGKGTYGWYSHTLPWKKDVSDSMKTAVLHRKDPVYSSKQRWQDGDSNLPKWREPRRINTLPGRSHDQNFWRQYEDYKHRDRNGQLTETVPPQKEPQRSKENDGLFVIDATCVVIRAEFIPPPKMERVRFITEQQVCQGQTTEDIVDFQEYSRDRKISHLADECETNVGNTTNRFEQSVPTKREVPNMQERAKRILGLSADELDDARPHLERNKFPGNRAKMIALAPCTEESQAALAKRNVTEEDYSERCQEVLSSQTVAIRNNQEVCPLSCNSSKRVCNSALDATCHVDDAHSLTSKNNINMTADDIDRASVEFQVNAKSKGNRSAPQLHGNTSAKMEPKASLMEHNDAHNTENTDTICVNWANTENANLIIEQKVMTSKDNTGPASEHDKQHDSPARGKTKHFSAASGQIHNREGAEHEVKSVKLDGHVANLYEAQSGQSKLLSPATDQTHSYSPPEKPYAKKYNYFAKDLREAVSRIRRHTAPDSDTDEDLDRSSSCSGSVDYKATNEEVVTSCSSDTSDSEVTVILSKGQTEEEVESSCVEAQPACDVSGDVLHGESAAMMTSVFATDVVTECSNLDSHQEGAAGLDLNSCIEEILQDLNRTQQEFFSLQ, encoded by the coding sequence GTTGGTTGAGAGAAGACCCATGAAACATCCAAATCGGGTGCTGCCTAACTCCCAACCTGGCCAAAGTTCTATACTTCAGGACTCTACAAACTGGACTCCCTCTCTGCCACAAGGAGCCAGAGGTCCTAAATTATTGAGAACAGATCAAAAAATAAATGCAGGTGGACGAGATGAGCGTCAGTATGAGGATCCAAACAAGATGATTAGAAAGCACGCCAGGGAACAGGATAGAAAGAGACGGAAGATGCTGAAAGAAACACAAGCAGATTCACTGAATCTCTCGTCTTCTGACAGACACAGGCTGATGGCCAAGCACATGGAGGATTACAGTTTATATGGAGAATGGGAACCTGATTATTATAAGTGGGAGAAAAAAAAGGTAGCCAAACGGGATGACACAGAATCTTTTCTTAGTCAATTGACTTCTCACACTCCGAAAATACCCCTAAGGGCTTCTGAGCCACAACTGGACAAAGAAAAATCAGCAGTACAACATAAAGAAAAGCAGATTCAAGAAAAGAAAAGGTGGTGGTTCAAGAGTCCAAAGCAGCCCAAGGGAGGAGGTTCAGACTTACCTGCTATTAAGCACCAGGAGCTCTTAGACAATATATATGCAGAAGGTGGCTCTAAAATCAGTAACGAATTCTACAAAATCCAGTTTACAAAAGAAAATCAGGTTCAGAGAAAGCAAAGACAACCCCCTCCTTATGTTCCACCCCCTTCATACAATTCATCCCATCGTATCCTCTCTACctgtaggaaaaaaaacatttcaaatatcCTTCCTGAAAATAAACTAGTCAGTGGCGGTGTACCAGTGGCTTGTACAGAGAAATGTGAGAAGGGTGACTATAAAGTCCCACAGTGCAATGCAGAATCTTTAAACATCCCGAAATTAACCCCAACATCTCACATGAACCTTCATGAAGGGAGTCAATGGGCAGCAGCCAAGCAAAAGTATGATCTACAGGCCTACCAAAACATTAAGTGGGATAGAAAACCTAATCCGTTCCAGGAGTTCTACTCCCAGTGGCAGGTCAACCAGCCACACCTAAAAGCCAATACATTTAGTGACCATATATATGAGACTGTTGCAGGAGAAGATCATTCACTTATGCCTACTATGTCTTATGCTCAAGTGAAGAATCCAGGTTTGCATACTGATGAAATGACATATGGAACAATGATCATACCCCAGCAATATGTATTGCCAAGGACAACTGAGAAAGGATCCACTGAAAGGAAAGGTATAACAAAGATGACAAGAGATAAGGTTACTATGTATGGTGGGCAACATTATACTAGACACTTTGATGTGTCCCGTCCCCCCATTCCATCACAAGACTTGAAGTTGGCAAGGGATTTGGGATACAGCTATACAAATGACAAATTACACTACTTAAGTaaaagaggaggggcagacaataaaCATTCTATACAGCCTGATGAGGATGGTGGATCCAAGGGGGAAAGAACCCTGAGAGTTGTATCTAGTAAACAGTCAAGATCTAGAGAACAGCCAGCGTCCTTCACAGGTAAAGGCACATACGGCTGGTATAGCCATACTCTGCCCTGGAAGAAAGATGTGTCTGACAGCATGAAAACAGCAGTGCTGCATAGAAAGGATCCTGTGTACTCCAGCAAACAAAGATGGCAGGATGGAGACTCAAATTTACCCAAATGGAGAGAACCTAGAAGAATAAATACTTTACCAGGGAGGAGCCATGATCAGAATTTCTGGAGGCAATATGAAGACTATAAGCATAGGGACAGAAATGGCCAGTTAACAGAGACTGTTCCACCTCAAAAAGAACCACAACGGTCCAAGGAAAATGATGGGTTGTTTGTGATTGATGCCACCTGCGTAGTGATTAGGGCAGAGTTTATTCCACCACCAAAAATGGAGCGTGTGAGATTTATAACTGAGCAGCAAGTTTGTCAAGGGCAGACAACAGAAGACATTGTGGACTTTCAAGAATATTCCAGGGACAGGAAAATATCCCATTTGGCAGATGAATGCGAAACCAACGTTGGCAACACAACAAATAGATTTGAACAGTCTGTGCCAACTAAAAGAGAAGTTCCCAATATGCAGGAAAGAGCAAAACGGATTTTGGGGCTGTCTGCAGATGAACTAGATGATGCTCGGCCTCATTTGGAAAGAAACAAATTCCCAGGAAACAGAGCTAAAATGATAGCGCTAGCGCCCTGTACGGAGGAAAGCCAAGCAGCACTTGCTAAACGCAACGTAACAGAAGAAGATTATAGTGAaaggtgccaggaggttctttctTCTCAGACTGTAGCCATTAGAAATAACCAAGAGGTTTGTCCACTGTCCTGCAACAGCAGCAAGCGGGTGTGTAATAGTGCACTGGATGCCACATGCCACGTTGATGATGCTCATAGTCTGACAtcgaaaaataatataaatatgacagCAGATGACATTGACAGGGCAAGTGTAGAGTTTCAGGTAAATGCTAAGTCCAAAGGCAACAGGAGTGCCCCCCAGCTACATGGGAACACATCAGCCAAGATGGAACCCAAGGCATCTCTAATGGAGCACAATGACGCACACAACACTGAGAACACAGACACAATTTGTGTTAATTGGGCAAATACAGAAAATGCTAATCTGATAATTGAGCAGAAAGTGATGACATCAAAAGACAACACAGGTCCAGCTTCAGAACATGATAAACAACATGATAGTCCTGCAAGAGGGAAAACCAAGCATTTCTCAGCTGCTTCTGGGCAGATACATAACAGAGAGGGGGCAGAACATGAGGTGAAGTCTGTAAAGCTTGATGGACATGTTGCTAATCTATATGAGGCACAGAGTGGCCAAAGCAAACTGCTGAGCCCAGCGACAGATCAGACTCATTCTTACAGCCCCCCAGAGAAACCTTATGCAAAAAAGTACAATTACTTTGCTAAGGATCTGCGAGAAGCCGTGTCACGCATTCGGCGCCACACAGCCCCTGACTCCGACACCGATGAAGACTTAGACAGATCTTCCTCTTGTTCTGGTTCAGTAGACTATAAAGCAACCAATGAAGAAGTAGTGACCTCTTGCAGTTCAGACACATCAGACTCAGAGGTCACTGTCATACTGTCTAAAGGGCAAACAGAAGAAGAGGTGGAATCGAGCTGTGTGGAAGCTCAACCTGCATGTGATGTATCTGGGGATGTGCTGCATGGTGAATCTGCTGCCATGATGACTAGTGTGTTTGCAACTGATGTAGTCACTGAATGTTCTAACCTTGATAGCCATCAGGAGGGGGCAGCAGGATTGGATTTAAACAGCTGTATTGAGGAGATTCTACAGGATCTTAACCGAACGCAGCaagaatttttttcccttcagtGA